From Solidesulfovibrio carbinoliphilus subsp. oakridgensis, the proteins below share one genomic window:
- a CDS encoding YajG family lipoprotein, with amino-acid sequence MKHFPFSSSRRRLASALFAAMAAVSVLAGCAGQQATVTPSVVVEKETLGRGVEVAIKVTDARPSAEVGLCNPASSFTGKLTTACDPAPAMRSAVERGLRDKGFTPTVAHESVVRSLTVELRELSYKPAQEGGQLAARAVAVIHVTADNNGQVMTKRYEGETVWKLPGEGVEPEFDKLLSMTVSKALSRMASDYELIHFLEKTILRTRDIK; translated from the coding sequence ATGAAGCATTTTCCGTTTTCTTCGAGCCGACGCCGCCTGGCGTCGGCCCTTTTTGCGGCCATGGCCGCGGTCTCGGTCCTTGCCGGCTGCGCCGGCCAGCAGGCCACGGTCACGCCGTCGGTGGTGGTGGAAAAGGAGACCCTCGGACGCGGGGTCGAGGTCGCCATCAAGGTGACCGACGCCCGGCCAAGCGCCGAAGTCGGTCTGTGCAATCCCGCGTCGTCGTTTACCGGCAAGCTGACCACGGCCTGCGATCCGGCGCCGGCCATGCGCTCGGCCGTGGAAAGGGGCCTTCGCGACAAGGGGTTCACCCCGACGGTCGCCCACGAATCCGTGGTCCGCAGCCTCACGGTGGAACTCAGGGAGCTGTCCTACAAGCCCGCCCAGGAGGGGGGCCAGCTGGCCGCCCGGGCCGTGGCCGTCATCCATGTCACGGCCGACAACAACGGCCAGGTCATGACCAAGCGCTACGAGGGCGAAACCGTGTGGAAGTTGCCGGGCGAAGGCGTGGAACCGGAATTCGACAAGCTTCTGAGCATGACCGTGTCCAAGGCCTTAAGCCGCATGGCTTCCGATTACGAACTGATCCATTTCCTGGAAAAGACCATCCTGCGCACGCGCGACATCAAGTAA
- the tpx gene encoding thiol peroxidase: MSERTGLVTFQGNGLTLAGNPVAVGDAAPDFTVLTNGLAPAKLADFTEKGLILIAVPSLDTAVCDLEARRFNNEMEGLAGKAKALVVSMDLPFAQKRWADAAGVTNIVTLSDHRDTSFGLAYGLLIKELRLLARTVLVLGPDRKVAYMELVPEVTNEPDYAAALAALGKVL, encoded by the coding sequence ATGAGCGAGAGGACCGGTCTTGTCACCTTTCAAGGAAACGGCCTGACCCTGGCCGGCAATCCCGTGGCCGTCGGCGACGCGGCCCCGGACTTCACCGTCCTGACCAATGGACTGGCCCCGGCCAAACTGGCCGATTTCACGGAAAAAGGGCTCATCCTCATCGCCGTGCCCTCCCTGGACACGGCCGTGTGCGATCTGGAGGCCCGGCGTTTCAACAATGAAATGGAGGGACTGGCCGGCAAGGCCAAGGCGCTGGTCGTCAGCATGGACCTGCCCTTTGCCCAGAAGCGGTGGGCCGACGCGGCCGGAGTCACCAACATCGTCACCCTGTCCGACCACCGCGACACCTCCTTCGGCCTGGCCTATGGCCTGCTCATCAAGGAGCTGCGGCTTCTGGCCCGGACCGTGCTGGTCCTCGGTCCGGACCGCAAGGTGGCCTACATGGAACTTGTGCCCGAAGTGACCAACGAACCCGACTACGCCGCGGCCCTTGCGGCCCTGGGCAAGGTCCTGTAG